GAAAtctataataaaaatacaagatGATGTGTATAAAGAActttaaaataagttaaaaaaaaaacttacgtcCTCCTCTTTGACAATTGTATCTGATCATTTCACATCCATTGTTGAAATTGTAAAGACACATTCCATCAAATCCACAAACTGGATTTTTGTGTGGAGGACAACTTCCAGGACATGCCGCATTTACAGAAGAAGCAATGATTGCTACAAGaagtttattaatttaaatatcaagaaaaattatattgacatttaattaagttaccaaaaataacaaaaacacaaaGAACGGCTGGTTTCATGTTGATAAAAATGAGGTAGGTATCTAGAAGCAGGTATGaagttaaaattaactttaaattgaacgaaaaaaatagatttgcttTTATACTTCTGAGTAATCTTATTGCAACGTGTTATTCTGATTATTCTTATCGCTTTTGTCTAATTTATTTAATCGGGGATTCCAACAGTAGAACTGAAAACATGATGTTCGCTTCcgtttgaaaacaaaagttaattAAAGTAGGTTTACATACATTTATATTATTGTTTACAATTTAGGGGATTTTGTTAAACATCTTGCAATACTCGTGGCATATTctttgtgtattttttatttttattttatattgacatctatttcgtaaaaaaaataagtatttttagGTAAATATTGCCAGATAGGaataatgtattaaaaaatatgaatattacaaaaaaaaaaaaaatgggtttcttATCAGGGAATcaga
This DNA window, taken from Episyrphus balteatus chromosome 2, idEpiBalt1.1, whole genome shotgun sequence, encodes the following:
- the LOC129911699 gene encoding enhancer of split M1 protein-like, producing the protein MKPAVLCVFVIFAIIASSVNAACPGSCPPHKNPVCGFDGMCLYNFNNGCEMIRYNCQRGGHFRNADSYQCQSAKNGGNLYQYCRHINGF